One genomic region from Jiangella sp. DSM 45060 encodes:
- a CDS encoding ABC transporter ATP-binding protein → MTSVVQVSGVTVAFGGLRALRGVDLDIAQGERLAVIGPNGAGKTTLFNVIAGDIAPTTGAVIIRGQDCTYRPSRHRPRLGLARTYQKARAFAGLTVRENVYLALAGHRGRHRALWQSRADRAMRAEAAEVAERVWLSRQVDAVAGELAHGQRRQLELAMAIATEPDVLLLDEPASGLSRGERERLVELLESFDERLTLLLIEHDMDVAFRIAQRVVVMADGEQVTAGTPEQVRTDPHVHQIYLGTEAVA, encoded by the coding sequence ATGACGTCCGTCGTCCAGGTCAGCGGCGTCACGGTGGCGTTCGGAGGTCTGCGCGCCCTGCGCGGTGTCGATCTCGACATCGCGCAGGGCGAGCGACTGGCCGTCATCGGGCCGAACGGCGCGGGCAAGACCACGCTGTTCAACGTCATCGCCGGCGACATCGCCCCGACCACGGGCGCGGTGATCATCAGGGGACAGGACTGCACCTACCGGCCGTCGCGGCACCGGCCCCGCCTCGGCCTCGCGCGGACCTACCAGAAGGCACGCGCGTTCGCCGGGCTGACGGTGCGCGAGAACGTCTATCTCGCGCTCGCCGGCCACCGGGGCCGGCACCGGGCGCTCTGGCAGTCGCGCGCCGATCGCGCCATGCGGGCCGAGGCCGCCGAGGTGGCCGAGCGGGTGTGGCTGTCGCGGCAGGTCGACGCCGTGGCGGGCGAGCTCGCCCACGGCCAGCGCCGGCAGCTCGAACTGGCGATGGCGATCGCCACGGAACCGGACGTGCTGCTGCTCGACGAACCGGCCTCGGGCCTGTCCCGCGGCGAGCGGGAGCGCCTCGTCGAGCTGCTCGAGTCCTTCGACGAACGGCTGACCCTGCTGCTCATCGAGCACGACATGGACGTCGCGTTCCGCATCGCGCAGCGGGTCGTCGTGATGGCCGACGGCGAGCAGGTCACGGCCGGGACGCCCGAGCAGGTCCGCACGGACCCCCACGTCCACCAGATCTATCTCGGGACGGAGGCGGTGGCATGA
- a CDS encoding ABC transporter ATP-binding protein yields MTNDDTLLDVRDLRSGYGSSLVLDGLGFSMGVEAVAIVGRNGMGKTTLCDTLVGFVPPSGGEIRLAGRRLDGLAPEAIAIAGLAYVPQGRRLFPSLTVDEHLAMLARRARGRRWTPAAVYELFPRLAQRRRHGGAELSGGEQQMLAVGRALLLNAPLVVMDEPSEGLAPTIVDVLVDAVHHLVAENVAVLVVEQNLRAAVRMADRQLVMVSGRIEAEFTGDELLARPDLQHRYLGVGATTGEYA; encoded by the coding sequence ATGACGAACGACGACACGCTGCTCGACGTGCGCGACCTCCGCTCCGGCTACGGATCGTCGCTGGTCCTGGACGGTCTCGGCTTCAGCATGGGCGTCGAGGCGGTCGCCATCGTCGGACGCAACGGCATGGGCAAGACCACCTTGTGCGACACGCTGGTCGGCTTCGTTCCCCCGTCGGGCGGTGAGATCCGGCTGGCCGGCCGGAGACTCGACGGCTTGGCGCCGGAGGCGATCGCGATCGCCGGTCTCGCCTACGTCCCGCAGGGCCGCAGGCTGTTCCCGTCGCTCACCGTCGACGAGCACCTGGCCATGCTGGCCCGCAGAGCCCGGGGCAGACGGTGGACACCCGCAGCCGTCTACGAGCTGTTCCCCCGGTTGGCGCAGCGGCGGCGCCATGGCGGCGCCGAGCTGTCCGGCGGCGAGCAGCAGATGCTCGCCGTCGGCCGGGCGCTGCTGCTGAACGCGCCCCTGGTGGTGATGGACGAGCCGTCCGAAGGGCTCGCCCCGACGATCGTCGACGTGCTGGTGGACGCGGTCCATCACCTCGTGGCCGAGAACGTGGCCGTTCTCGTCGTCGAGCAGAACCTGCGCGCGGCGGTGCGGATGGCGGACCGGCAGCTGGTCATGGTCTCGGGCCGGATCGAAGCGGAGTTCACCGGTGACGAGCTGCTGGCCCGGCCGGACCTGCAGCACCGTTACCTCGGCGTCGGCGCGACGACAGGAGAGTACGCATGA
- a CDS encoding sugar phosphate isomerase/epimerase has translation MTKKDRALGANTWIWTSPLTDQRLAELAPRIREWGFDVIELPVENAGDWDPGRAATLLDGLGLSATVVVAMAPGRELVGADRETIETTRDFLRHVVDVAAAVSSPVIAGPIYTSVGRTWRLDDAERRGCYAQLRDSLAPVVQHAMDAGVTVAVEPLNRFETSLLNTVDQALEALDGLPAEGCGLGLDTFHLNIEERSITEAIRRAAGRIAHVQVCANDRGAPGADHLNWPGILGALDAAGYRGPLVIESFTADNATIATAASIWRPLAKTQDAIAVDGLAFLSGVVRGGGVSAPI, from the coding sequence ATGACGAAGAAGGACCGGGCGCTGGGCGCCAACACCTGGATCTGGACCTCGCCGCTGACCGACCAGCGCCTGGCCGAGCTGGCGCCACGGATCCGCGAGTGGGGCTTCGACGTGATCGAGCTGCCGGTCGAGAACGCCGGCGACTGGGATCCCGGCCGGGCGGCGACGCTGCTCGACGGGCTCGGCCTGTCGGCCACCGTCGTCGTCGCCATGGCGCCGGGACGGGAGCTGGTCGGCGCCGACCGGGAGACGATCGAGACGACGCGCGACTTCCTGCGGCACGTGGTCGACGTGGCGGCGGCCGTCTCGTCGCCGGTGATCGCCGGCCCGATCTACACGTCGGTCGGGCGGACGTGGCGCCTCGACGACGCGGAGCGGCGCGGCTGCTACGCGCAGTTGCGCGACAGTCTCGCACCGGTGGTCCAGCACGCGATGGACGCCGGCGTGACCGTCGCCGTCGAGCCGCTCAACCGGTTCGAGACCAGCCTGCTCAACACCGTCGACCAGGCGCTGGAGGCGCTGGACGGCCTGCCCGCCGAGGGCTGCGGCCTGGGCCTCGACACGTTCCACCTGAACATCGAGGAACGCAGCATCACCGAGGCGATCCGCCGGGCCGCCGGCCGGATCGCGCACGTGCAGGTCTGTGCGAACGACCGCGGCGCGCCGGGCGCGGACCACCTGAACTGGCCCGGCATCCTGGGCGCCCTGGACGCGGCCGGCTATCGGGGCCCGCTCGTGATCGAGTCGTTCACCGCCGACAACGCGACGATCGCCACCGCCGCGTCGATCTGGCGGCCGTTGGCGAAGACGCAGGACGCCATCGCGGTCGACGGGCTCGCGTTCCTCTCCGGTGTCGTGCGGGGAGGGGGTGTGTCCGCACCGATCTGA
- a CDS encoding ABC transporter substrate-binding protein, translated as MSRQRRRASLALSVTAGLALLAAGCGGGDDDSTGLPADEQSAAGGGDGSPSGDGIRLGILGQCEGPFGGFHEDVVAGTTLALARFAGATPNSATSALEGFSGAEVAGTPIELVGVGCGDDTADRIVQEVRRLVEQLGANVIIGPLSGDEGIAIAEYAKANPELTVFAGISGSQEQTLQVQAPNYFRFYGDGAIWSAGLGDLLHHQEGWDTVAVIADDYSFGHTSAAGFVADFCAAGGEVTHRVFPPLGTTDYSSYVAQLPNPDEVDGYFWAVGGTGTQAALEAFVNGKGDLTGDQHAGNLFFNPDLAQALGTDIAGAYVGGFATLPADVETPEIEEYLAAADETWETIPGSLSGNEPAPPSVAAEFGFFYGYYTAGVALVEALEAVGGDISDLDAFHAAISGLTLELPYGDISLDENRSGIVDVGLSRLVLDDSGEVVQETVAIVPGVDQTFGGTFSPDTPSPGRDFPACEERELPWEGNAIPVVDGVPQS; from the coding sequence ATGAGCAGACAGAGGAGACGGGCATCGCTGGCGCTGTCCGTGACGGCCGGCCTGGCCCTGCTGGCCGCCGGCTGCGGCGGCGGGGACGACGACTCGACCGGGCTGCCCGCCGACGAGCAGTCCGCCGCCGGCGGTGGCGACGGCTCGCCGTCCGGCGACGGTATCCGGCTGGGCATTCTCGGCCAGTGCGAGGGCCCGTTCGGCGGCTTCCACGAGGACGTCGTCGCGGGCACCACGCTGGCCCTGGCCCGGTTCGCCGGTGCGACGCCCAACTCGGCGACCAGCGCGCTGGAGGGGTTCAGCGGCGCCGAGGTGGCCGGGACGCCGATCGAGCTGGTCGGCGTCGGCTGCGGCGACGACACCGCCGATCGCATCGTGCAGGAGGTGCGCCGGCTGGTCGAGCAGCTCGGCGCGAACGTCATCATCGGGCCGCTCTCCGGCGACGAGGGCATCGCGATCGCCGAGTACGCGAAGGCGAACCCCGAGCTGACGGTGTTCGCCGGCATCTCCGGGTCGCAGGAGCAGACGCTGCAGGTGCAGGCGCCGAACTACTTCCGCTTCTACGGCGACGGCGCGATCTGGAGCGCCGGGCTCGGCGACCTGCTGCACCACCAGGAAGGCTGGGACACCGTCGCCGTCATCGCCGACGACTACAGCTTCGGGCACACGTCGGCGGCCGGCTTCGTCGCGGACTTCTGCGCGGCCGGCGGGGAGGTCACGCACCGCGTCTTCCCCCCGCTGGGCACCACCGACTACTCGTCCTACGTCGCGCAGCTGCCGAACCCGGACGAGGTCGACGGCTACTTCTGGGCCGTCGGAGGCACCGGCACCCAGGCCGCGCTGGAGGCGTTCGTCAACGGCAAGGGCGACCTCACCGGCGACCAGCACGCGGGCAACCTGTTCTTCAACCCCGACCTCGCGCAGGCTCTCGGCACGGACATCGCCGGGGCGTACGTCGGCGGCTTCGCCACGCTGCCGGCCGACGTCGAGACGCCGGAGATCGAGGAGTACCTGGCCGCCGCGGACGAGACCTGGGAGACGATCCCGGGCTCGCTGAGCGGCAACGAGCCCGCGCCGCCGTCGGTGGCCGCCGAGTTCGGCTTCTTCTACGGCTACTACACGGCCGGCGTCGCGCTGGTCGAGGCGCTGGAGGCGGTCGGCGGCGACATCTCCGACCTCGACGCCTTCCACGCGGCGATCTCGGGCCTCACCCTGGAGCTGCCCTACGGCGACATCAGCCTGGACGAGAACCGCAGCGGCATCGTCGACGTCGGCCTGTCACGTCTCGTGCTCGACGACTCCGGCGAGGTCGTGCAGGAGACCGTGGCCATCGTCCCCGGCGTCGACCAGACCTTCGGCGGCACGTTCAGCCCCGACACCCCCTCGCCCGGCCGCGACTTCCCGGCGTGCGAGGAGCGTGAGCTGCCCTGGGAGGGCAACGCCATCCCGGTCGTCGACGGCGTCCCGCAGAGCTAG
- a CDS encoding DEAD/DEAH box helicase family protein gives MRDEEGWAAAGYPRPFRRHQRLALDALGEAFAAGRRRAWVVLPPGAGKTLVGLEAARRLGQPVVVFGPNTAIQGQWVAAWREFTPAHIPAGTGRDLGRPVTALTYQALASFDPDAEVDEEGHERTGGLRGRLHENGRALVEALETAGPITLVLDECHHLLEVWGRLLAELLDDLPEAHVIGLTGTPPSTLTAGQADLVDRLFGSPLYSTSIPSVVREGHLAPFAELAWFTSPSPTESQWLATEAERFAELQNDLLAPDFASVSLLSWLDERFVARRTGAGAAPPLAWSRLEGEAPEVAAAALRFHHAGLLALPDGAVVREEHRHDPTAQDWVTLLHDWVSAALLTSDDPRDRAAVEAIRGALPGIGYQLTKRGVRRGRSPVDRVLARSEATTDATVEILAAETANLGDRLRALVLCDHERAAATLPARLRGVLDADAGSARLVLARLLSDPRTAGLNAVLVTGRAVATDATTARKLVSFVREHAPGLDLDDVPEHATGTVDVTGRWRSRHWVPLVTRFYETGATRALVGTRALLGEGWDARGVNTLVDLTTATTPAAVVQTRGRALRVDPDWPEKVAHTWSVVCVSEEHPGGTSSWDRFVRKHDGYFAVTDSGEIAAGVGHVDPRLSPYAPPPVAEFPAENALMLARAEDRARVRALWQVGTPYRDELVHTIRVTPQHTGVARMVAGPAHRPPPLVPAARGAGPPPARPYGRRALWRAAVALTALLTAVLTVAALWWPAAVTLALGAAAGATRVRRVRAAQLRAGRDLAGLAPGPDPLAFACAVADALHEADLSEAGAAAVTAAVEPDGTYRLVLADVSAETSALFVAALDELLAPLVSPRHVVPRYLVEAIPDRPEALRRAGRAWLAGQAPPNPVVYHAVPSILGANVRRVRAFATAWNRWVSDGDPVRTATPEGEGILLTHRGHDPFAATTALRVAWR, from the coding sequence ATGCGCGACGAGGAGGGGTGGGCGGCGGCGGGGTATCCGCGGCCGTTCCGGCGGCACCAGCGGCTGGCCCTCGACGCGCTCGGCGAGGCGTTCGCGGCGGGCCGGCGGCGGGCGTGGGTGGTGCTGCCTCCGGGCGCCGGCAAGACCCTCGTCGGGTTGGAGGCGGCCCGCCGCCTCGGGCAGCCGGTGGTGGTGTTCGGGCCGAACACGGCCATCCAGGGACAGTGGGTCGCGGCGTGGCGCGAGTTCACCCCGGCGCACATCCCGGCGGGCACCGGCCGCGACCTGGGCCGGCCCGTCACGGCTCTGACGTACCAGGCGCTGGCCAGCTTCGACCCCGACGCGGAGGTCGACGAGGAGGGGCACGAGCGCACGGGCGGCCTGCGCGGCCGCCTGCACGAGAACGGCCGCGCGCTGGTCGAGGCGCTCGAGACGGCCGGGCCGATCACCCTCGTCCTCGACGAGTGTCACCACCTGCTCGAGGTGTGGGGCCGGCTGCTGGCCGAACTGCTCGACGACCTGCCCGAGGCGCACGTCATCGGCCTGACGGGGACGCCGCCGAGCACCCTGACCGCCGGCCAGGCCGACCTGGTCGACCGGCTGTTCGGGTCGCCGCTCTACAGCACGTCGATCCCGTCGGTGGTACGGGAGGGGCATCTCGCGCCGTTCGCCGAGCTGGCCTGGTTCACATCGCCGTCGCCGACGGAGTCGCAATGGCTGGCCACGGAGGCCGAGCGGTTCGCGGAGCTCCAGAACGACCTGCTCGCACCGGACTTCGCCAGTGTCAGCCTGCTGAGCTGGCTGGACGAGCGATTCGTGGCGCGGCGGACCGGCGCCGGCGCCGCGCCGCCGCTCGCGTGGTCCCGGCTCGAGGGCGAGGCGCCGGAGGTGGCGGCGGCCGCGCTGCGCTTCCACCACGCCGGCCTGCTCGCCCTGCCCGACGGCGCCGTCGTCCGCGAGGAGCACCGGCACGACCCGACCGCGCAGGACTGGGTGACGCTGCTGCACGACTGGGTATCGGCGGCGCTGCTGACCTCGGACGACCCACGCGACCGTGCCGCCGTCGAGGCGATCAGGGGCGCTCTGCCGGGGATCGGGTACCAGCTCACGAAGCGCGGCGTCCGCCGCGGCCGCTCCCCCGTCGACCGGGTGCTGGCCCGCAGCGAGGCGACCACCGACGCCACGGTGGAGATCCTGGCCGCCGAGACGGCGAACCTCGGCGATCGGCTGCGGGCCCTGGTGCTGTGCGACCACGAGCGGGCCGCGGCCACGCTACCGGCCCGCCTGCGGGGCGTCCTCGACGCCGACGCGGGGTCGGCGCGGCTGGTGCTCGCCCGGCTGCTGTCCGACCCACGCACCGCCGGGCTCAACGCGGTGCTGGTCACGGGTCGTGCGGTGGCCACTGACGCGACCACGGCCCGCAAGCTGGTGTCGTTCGTCCGCGAGCACGCGCCCGGCCTCGACCTCGACGACGTCCCGGAGCATGCCACGGGGACGGTCGACGTCACCGGCCGCTGGCGGTCGCGGCACTGGGTGCCGCTGGTCACCCGCTTCTACGAGACCGGCGCGACGCGAGCGCTGGTCGGCACGCGGGCGCTGCTCGGCGAGGGCTGGGACGCCAGGGGCGTCAACACGCTCGTCGACCTGACGACCGCCACCACCCCGGCCGCGGTGGTGCAGACCCGCGGCCGGGCCCTGCGCGTCGACCCGGACTGGCCCGAGAAGGTCGCGCACACCTGGAGCGTCGTGTGCGTCTCCGAGGAGCATCCCGGCGGCACGAGCAGCTGGGACCGGTTCGTCCGCAAGCACGACGGCTACTTCGCCGTCACCGACTCCGGCGAGATCGCCGCCGGCGTCGGCCACGTCGACCCCCGGCTCTCGCCCTACGCGCCGCCGCCGGTCGCCGAGTTCCCCGCCGAGAACGCCCTGATGCTGGCCCGGGCCGAGGACCGCGCGCGGGTGCGGGCGCTGTGGCAGGTCGGCACGCCGTACCGCGACGAGCTGGTGCACACCATCCGGGTGACGCCGCAGCACACCGGCGTCGCCCGGATGGTGGCCGGGCCGGCCCACCGGCCGCCCCCTCTGGTCCCGGCCGCGCGCGGCGCCGGTCCGCCACCCGCCCGGCCGTACGGCCGGCGGGCGCTGTGGCGGGCCGCGGTCGCGCTGACGGCGCTGCTGACGGCCGTGCTGACGGTGGCGGCGCTCTGGTGGCCGGCCGCCGTGACGCTGGCGCTCGGCGCGGCCGCCGGCGCGACGCGGGTCCGCCGTGTCCGTGCCGCCCAGCTGCGCGCCGGACGGGACCTCGCCGGGCTGGCGCCCGGGCCGGACCCGCTGGCCTTCGCCTGCGCCGTCGCCGACGCCCTGCACGAGGCGGACCTGTCCGAGGCCGGCGCCGCCGCGGTGACCGCCGCCGTCGAGCCCGACGGCACGTATCGCCTGGTCCTCGCCGACGTCAGCGCCGAGACGTCCGCCCTGTTCGTCGCCGCGCTGGACGAGCTGCTCGCGCCGCTGGTCTCGCCCCGCCACGTGGTGCCGCGCTACCTCGTCGAGGCGATCCCGGACCGGCCCGAGGCGCTGCGCCGGGCCGGCCGCGCCTGGCTCGCGGGCCAGGCCCCGCCGAACCCGGTGGTCTACCACGCGGTGCCGTCGATTCTGGGCGCCAACGTGCGCCGGGTGCGCGCCTTCGCCACGGCCTGGAACCGCTGGGTCAGCGACGGCGACCCCGTGCGCACCGCCACCCCTGAGGGCGAGGGGATCCTCCTCACCCACCGCGGCCACGACCCCTTCGCCGCGACGACGGCACTGCGCGTGGCCTGGCGGTGA
- a CDS encoding ThuA domain-containing protein, producing the protein MRRLYRYIPFALLTALLASLLPGLAISSAHVPEDEYQVLFFHKTTGFRHDSIPAALNAVEELGAEHGFTVTETQDASIFTEDGLAEFEAIVFYTDGENTLDAAQRQAFERYIHNGGGFAGLHSTSNMDKTDWPWWSDLMGGAFFRNHPSGADQFQDATVRIEDATHPSTAGLPAEWVREDEWYNFTANPREKVHVLATLDESTYNPGSGAMGADHPITWCANFDGGRTWYTALGHSSAYYDEPLMREHLLGGIEWAAGAAEGDCGEPRDGIPTEASFEKIALDDNTANPMELAVAPDGRVFYVELGGAVKIYEPETGAVKVAAQIPVHRGNENGLLGIALDPDFETNQWLYLFYSAPSPEVQHVSRFTVDGDELDLASESVLLEIPHQREVCCHSAGSMTFGPDGNLYISTGDDTAHFASQGFAPIDGRIYDNQVSEDAKRSYDARRTSGNTNDLRGKIIRITPEDDGTYSIPEGNLFPPETSDPDLTRPEIYTMGHRNPFRIAVDDETGWIYAGEVGPDAGSDNPNRGPRGYDEWNQIREAGNYGWPYCIGNNQAYREWDFATSTPGEFFDCENGPANDSPFNTGLDVVPPAKDAFIWYPYGESPQFPELPTGGGRTAYAGDVYHYEEGLLGDGQFPEYYDGAVFVMEWSRKWIGALRLDDNGAYESFEQFMPSTLFRSPHDMEFGPDGAMYLIEWGMDFNYAGGNVNPDSGLYKINYTEGARTPVAEASADKDSGPTPLEVTFSSEGSNDPDGDELTFTWDFGDGTTSEEPNPTHTFTEPGEYTVRLTATDPSGRSGNSNLTITAGNTRPEVTIELPAHGQVFDWGDEIPYRVTVDDAEDGSGPAIDCERVTVQQGLYHDEGGNAHVHPGQPQTGCEGVIVTQEDAEHGDAADISLTVTASYTDDGGETGAPALTGGVTHLLQQRRKETEHFAAAEGIEADEAGDEETGGGEAISGQNGAWASYEPYNLAGIGEMTLRVATADDTTVEVRRDGPDGELLGTAAIEGNAEIGRTAGPEGFHSAVRLGGSSQLESVELPDGVVSGLEDFTASAWVNWSGGQSWARIFDFGSGTGTYMFLTPAAGGTNNLRYAITTGSGEQIINGSQPLPSDGWHHVAVTLAGTTGTLYLDGTPIGTNANMTLDPSDLGETTQNWIGDSQYSADPLLNGAVDDVNLFGRALSQSEIQALVAAPGGGDGGDVAWYRFDEDGGTTATDSSGQGNDATIVIADDAATWQNVTVDLSPAEGTFPLYLVFPEGPVRVNWMELAAGDGGPGTCPAPDQRETVVVGDVDSGVTNHGVDGGCTVNDLILDEEPWAVRGEFIRHVRDVTGQLVDHGVLSTREALAVNLAAGRSDVGKG; encoded by the coding sequence ATGCGACGACTTTATCGTTACATCCCATTCGCGCTGCTGACGGCCTTACTGGCCTCCCTGCTCCCGGGCCTGGCCATCAGTTCCGCGCACGTCCCCGAGGACGAGTACCAGGTCCTGTTCTTCCACAAGACGACCGGCTTCCGGCACGACTCCATCCCGGCTGCTCTCAACGCGGTCGAGGAACTCGGCGCGGAGCACGGCTTCACCGTGACCGAGACGCAGGACGCGTCGATCTTCACCGAGGACGGGCTGGCCGAGTTCGAGGCCATCGTCTTCTACACCGACGGCGAGAACACCCTCGACGCCGCCCAGCGCCAGGCGTTCGAGCGCTACATCCACAACGGCGGCGGGTTCGCGGGCCTGCACTCGACGTCGAACATGGACAAGACCGACTGGCCCTGGTGGTCGGACCTCATGGGCGGCGCGTTCTTCCGCAACCACCCCTCGGGCGCGGACCAGTTCCAGGACGCCACGGTCCGGATCGAGGACGCCACGCACCCGTCGACGGCCGGTCTGCCGGCGGAGTGGGTCCGCGAGGACGAGTGGTACAACTTCACCGCCAACCCGCGCGAGAAGGTGCACGTCCTGGCCACGCTCGACGAGTCGACCTACAACCCGGGATCCGGCGCCATGGGTGCGGACCACCCGATCACCTGGTGCGCCAACTTCGACGGCGGCCGCACCTGGTACACCGCGCTGGGCCACAGCTCGGCGTATTACGACGAACCGCTGATGCGCGAGCACCTCCTCGGCGGCATCGAGTGGGCCGCCGGAGCCGCCGAGGGCGACTGCGGCGAACCGCGCGACGGCATTCCCACCGAGGCCTCCTTCGAGAAGATCGCCCTCGACGACAACACCGCCAACCCGATGGAGCTCGCCGTCGCGCCCGACGGCCGGGTGTTCTACGTCGAACTGGGCGGCGCGGTGAAGATCTACGAACCCGAGACCGGCGCCGTGAAGGTCGCCGCGCAGATCCCGGTGCACCGCGGCAACGAGAACGGGTTGCTGGGCATCGCCCTCGACCCCGACTTCGAGACCAACCAGTGGCTCTACCTCTTCTACAGCGCGCCCTCGCCGGAGGTGCAGCACGTCTCCCGGTTCACCGTCGACGGCGACGAGCTCGACCTGGCGTCGGAGTCGGTGCTGCTCGAGATCCCGCACCAGCGGGAGGTCTGCTGCCACTCCGCCGGCTCGATGACGTTCGGGCCGGACGGCAACCTCTACATCTCCACCGGTGACGACACCGCCCACTTCGCCTCGCAGGGCTTCGCCCCCATCGACGGGCGCATCTACGACAACCAGGTGAGCGAGGACGCCAAGCGTTCCTACGACGCCCGGCGGACCTCGGGCAACACCAACGACCTGCGCGGCAAGATCATCCGGATCACCCCCGAGGACGACGGCACCTACTCGATCCCCGAGGGGAACCTGTTCCCGCCCGAGACCTCGGATCCGGACCTCACCCGGCCGGAGATCTACACGATGGGCCATCGCAACCCGTTCCGGATCGCCGTCGACGACGAGACGGGCTGGATCTACGCCGGCGAGGTCGGGCCGGACGCCGGCAGCGACAACCCGAACCGCGGCCCGCGCGGGTACGACGAGTGGAACCAGATCCGGGAAGCCGGCAATTACGGCTGGCCCTACTGCATCGGGAACAACCAGGCCTATCGGGAGTGGGACTTCGCGACCAGCACCCCGGGCGAGTTCTTCGACTGTGAGAACGGCCCGGCCAACGACTCGCCGTTCAACACGGGCCTGGACGTCGTGCCTCCGGCCAAGGACGCGTTCATCTGGTACCCGTACGGCGAGTCGCCGCAGTTCCCGGAGCTCCCCACGGGCGGCGGCCGCACGGCGTACGCCGGCGACGTCTACCACTACGAGGAGGGCCTGCTCGGCGACGGACAGTTCCCCGAGTACTACGACGGCGCCGTGTTCGTCATGGAGTGGTCGCGCAAGTGGATCGGCGCGCTGCGACTGGACGACAACGGCGCCTACGAGAGCTTCGAGCAGTTCATGCCGAGCACGCTGTTCCGCAGTCCGCACGACATGGAGTTCGGGCCGGACGGCGCGATGTACCTCATCGAGTGGGGCATGGACTTCAACTACGCCGGAGGCAACGTCAACCCCGACTCCGGGCTGTACAAGATCAACTACACCGAGGGCGCCCGCACCCCGGTCGCCGAGGCCAGTGCCGACAAGGACTCCGGGCCCACGCCGCTGGAGGTCACGTTCTCGAGCGAGGGCAGCAACGACCCGGACGGCGACGAGCTGACCTTCACCTGGGACTTCGGCGACGGCACCACCTCCGAGGAGCCGAACCCGACGCACACCTTCACCGAGCCCGGCGAGTACACGGTACGGCTGACCGCCACCGACCCCTCCGGACGTTCCGGCAACTCCAACCTGACCATCACCGCCGGCAACACCCGGCCCGAGGTGACGATCGAGCTGCCGGCGCACGGCCAGGTCTTCGACTGGGGCGACGAGATCCCGTACCGCGTCACCGTCGACGACGCCGAGGACGGGTCCGGGCCGGCGATCGACTGTGAGCGCGTCACCGTCCAGCAGGGGCTCTACCACGACGAGGGCGGCAACGCTCACGTCCACCCGGGCCAGCCGCAGACCGGCTGCGAGGGCGTCATCGTCACCCAGGAGGACGCGGAGCACGGCGACGCCGCGGACATCTCTCTCACGGTGACGGCCAGCTACACCGACGACGGCGGCGAGACCGGCGCGCCGGCGCTGACCGGCGGCGTCACGCATCTGCTGCAGCAGCGGCGCAAGGAGACGGAGCACTTCGCCGCGGCCGAAGGCATCGAGGCCGACGAGGCCGGCGACGAGGAGACCGGCGGCGGCGAGGCCATCAGCGGCCAGAACGGCGCCTGGGCCTCGTACGAGCCGTACAACCTCGCGGGCATCGGCGAGATGACCCTGCGGGTGGCGACGGCCGACGACACCACGGTCGAGGTGCGGCGCGACGGGCCGGATGGCGAGCTGCTGGGCACGGCCGCGATCGAGGGCAACGCCGAGATCGGCCGCACCGCCGGTCCGGAGGGCTTCCACAGCGCCGTCCGGCTCGGTGGCTCGAGCCAGCTCGAGTCCGTCGAGCTGCCCGACGGAGTGGTCAGCGGTCTGGAGGACTTCACCGCCTCGGCCTGGGTGAACTGGTCCGGAGGCCAGTCGTGGGCGCGGATCTTCGACTTCGGCTCCGGGACGGGCACCTACATGTTCCTCACCCCGGCCGCCGGAGGGACGAACAACCTCAGGTACGCCATCACGACCGGTTCCGGAGAGCAGATCATCAACGGGTCGCAGCCGCTGCCCAGCGATGGCTGGCACCATGTCGCCGTCACGCTCGCCGGCACCACCGGCACGTTGTACCTCGACGGCACGCCCATCGGGACCAACGCCAACATGACCCTCGACCCGTCCGACCTGGGGGAGACCACCCAGAACTGGATCGGCGACTCCCAGTACTCGGCGGACCCGCTGCTCAACGGTGCTGTCGACGACGTCAACCTCTTCGGCCGTGCGCTGTCCCAGAGCGAGATCCAGGCGCTGGTGGCGGCTCCGGGCGGCGGCGACGGAGGCGACGTCGCCTGGTACCGGTTCGACGAGGACGGCGGCACCACCGCCACGGACTCGTCCGGCCAGGGCAACGACGCGACGATCGTGATCGCCGACGACGCCGCGACCTGGCAGAACGTGACCGTCGACCTGAGCCCGGCCGAGGGCACGTTCCCGCTGTACCTCGTCTTCCCCGAGGGCCCGGTGCGGGTCAACTGGATGGAGCTCGCCGCCGGCGACGGCGGACCGGGCACCTGTCCGGCTCCGGATCAGCGTGAGACCGTGGTCGTCGGCGACGTCGACAGCGGCGTCACCAACCACGGCGTCGACGGCGGCTGCACCGTCAACGACCTGATCCTGGACGAGGAGCCATGGGCGGTGCGCGGCGAGTTCATCCGGCACGTTCGCGACGTGACCGGCCAACTCGTCGACCACGGTGTACTCAGCACGCGCGAGGCGCTGGCCGTGAACCTCGCCGCCGGCCGCAGTGACGTCGGCAAGGGCTGA